GCGACGGTATAGAAAAGTTGCGACGCTACCTGGAATCGGTACAGATCCAGGGTATCTGCACCAACATACCGTTACTCACGCGCATACTTGGAGATACCACCTTCCAGAAGGGCCAGTACGACACCACTTACCTGCCGGAATTTCTTTCCCGCACGGATGGCGACAGGCTGGTTGCCGAGATGGCGCAGACCGGCGCTACAGCCGGCAGCGAAACCTCGATCGAAATCGACGGCTCCGACGAGCTCAAGGTGCTGGCGCCGCAAACCGGTATTTTTTACGCGACCCCATCGCCTTCCGAGCCAGCCTATGTTTCAGTTGGCGACCGGGTGACGCTGGATGAGACCCTGTGCCAGATCGAAGCGATGAAAATGTTCACGTCTGTATCCCTTGCCAGCTTCAACGGCACTCAGCAGGTTTATCCGGAACGCCAGTATGAGGTGGTCCGTATCAACCAGGCCAATGGCGCACAGGTAAACGCCGACGACCTGCTGTTTGTCGTTAAACCGGTCTGATCATGCTGTCGGCAGCCGAAGCATTACAGCGACTGCGGGAAGGTAACGGCCGGTTTGTCGGCCGCCTGCGTGATTCAGGGCACGCCGAGGTCAGCTTCGATCTGGACCAGCTGGTTGCCGATCAGCGTCCCTTTGCCATCGTGCTGGGCTGCTCCGACTCGCGTGCGCCGGTAGAGATAATCTTTGATCAGGGGCCGGGTGACCTGTTCGTGGTAAGGGTTGCAGGCAACATCGTTGCGCCGTCGCTGATTGGCAGCATCGAGTTTGCCGCCACCAAGTTTGATACCGGGCTGGTAGTGGTGCTGGGTCACAGCCGTTGCGGCGCCATTGCCGAGAGCCTGGCTGTCATGCGCGGTGAAACGACTGCGCCGTCGGACAACCTGCAGGAAATTATCGCCAGCATCGGGCCGACGCTGGAATCCCTGCCACATACGTGTGATCAGAACGAACTGGCGCGCCGGGCCACGCGCGCCAACGTCGAGCACTCCATGCGGGAGCTGCTGAGGCGCTCGGAAATTCTCAGCCGCCTGGTGGACGAGCAGCGCCTGACAATAGTTGGCGCCGAGTATGCGCTTGAATCCGGCCGGGTCGAGTTTTTTGCTGACGGGGCGTAGACTGCCCGTTCGCTTAAGCACAGAGACAGACGATGAAACTGGCCAGCCTCAAAGAGGGCGGGCGTGATGGCACACTGATTCTGGTCAGTC
This window of the Gammaproteobacteria bacterium genome carries:
- a CDS encoding carbonic anhydrase; the encoded protein is MLSAAEALQRLREGNGRFVGRLRDSGHAEVSFDLDQLVADQRPFAIVLGCSDSRAPVEIIFDQGPGDLFVVRVAGNIVAPSLIGSIEFAATKFDTGLVVVLGHSRCGAIAESLAVMRGETTAPSDNLQEIIASIGPTLESLPHTCDQNELARRATRANVEHSMRELLRRSEILSRLVDEQRLTIVGAEYALESGRVEFFADGA